Proteins encoded in a region of the Solanum dulcamara chromosome 9, daSolDulc1.2, whole genome shotgun sequence genome:
- the LOC129903954 gene encoding uncharacterized protein LOC129903954: MIEARDNIEHEIWWESRSGTANIWFDNWTKLGALYYIIPEDFVIDEGIQDVKQIMLQGGWNMEKLHQLFPIDIVDHILEDLHFHEPNEEWDKPRWMMTASGKFSLGTAWELLRSKATKSDIYKNIWIPGVPFKISFFVWRLWKIVKWDFLCMEGYQPSSLAFCIRNAAGDLQYAAARRIPDGSSLIAEARAIHEGLLYCVTHTMLPVVLETDSLTMKMILTGQWEAPWSISMIINDIPRHRRDKEVRVGHVLREENGLADFLTNFAFDFVGDHQFDNFTSLPVKAKKILNTEKLHIPYMRIRPAKDHHIPGD; this comes from the coding sequence ATGATAGAGGCTAGAGATAACATAGAGCATGAAATATGGTGGGAATCAAGGAGTGGAACTGCAAATATATGGTTTGACAATTGGACAAAACTGGGGGCTCTATACTACATCATCCCAGAAGACTTTGTAATAGATGAGGGTATTCAAGATGTAAAACAAATAATGTTGCAGGGTGGTTGGAATATGGAAAAATTGCATCAATTGTTTCCTATTGATATTGTGGATCATATACTAGAAGACTTGCACTTTCATGAACCAAATGAGGAGTGGGATAAGCCAAGATGGATGATGACAGCATCAGGTAAATTCAGTTTAGGTACTGCTTGGGAGTTACTGAGGAGCAAAGCAACCAAATCAGAtatctataaaaatatatgGATACCAGGCGTACCATTTAAGATCTCTTTCTTTGTATGGAGGTTGTGGAAGATAGTGAAATGGGACTTTCTTTGTATGGAGGGGTACCAACCAAGTTCTCTGGCATTTTGTATTAGGAATGCAGCAGGTGATCTCCAGTATGCAGCAGCAAGAAGGATACCAGATGGTTCGAGCTTGATAGCAGAAGCAAGGGCAATACATGAAGGTCTTCTATACTGTGTTACACACACAATGCTGCCAGTGGTGTTGGAAACAGACTCATTGACTATGAAAATGATCTTAACTGGGCAGTGGGAGGCTCCTTGGAGTATATCAATGATCATAAATGACATCCCAAGGCATAGGAGGGATAAGGAAGTGAGGGTGGGGCATGTTTTGAGAGAAGAAAATGGACTGGCTGATTTTTTAACTAACTTTGCTTTTGATTTTGTAGGTGATCATCAATTTGACAACTTTACTTCACTACCTGTAAaagcaaagaaaattttaaatacaGAAAAATTACACATACCATACATGAGGATTAGACCAGCCAAAGATCATCACATACCTGGTGATTAG